The following proteins are encoded in a genomic region of Candidatus Acidiferrales bacterium:
- a CDS encoding transcriptional regulator, which translates to MTDFDYKQLNDTLQSRIRVAIIAALVSVIEADFNFLKGMVKTTDGNLSTHLRKLEDAGYVSMKKKFVDRKPQTKYRITEKGKRALEEHINVLEKLIKK; encoded by the coding sequence ATGACCGATTTCGACTACAAACAACTCAATGACACGCTCCAGTCTAGAATAAGAGTTGCAATCATCGCCGCGTTGGTAAGCGTGATTGAAGCGGATTTCAATTTCCTGAAAGGTATGGTAAAGACCACGGACGGCAACCTGAGCACTCACCTGCGCAAATTAGAAGACGCAGGCTATGTCTCAATGAAGAAAAAATTCGTCGACAGAAAACCACAGACAAAATACAGGATCACTGAAAAAGGAAAGCGCGCATTGGAAGAACATATCAATGTCCTTGAGAAGTTGATAAAAAAGTGA
- a CDS encoding B12-binding domain-containing radical SAM protein, with protein sequence MNILLVYPEYPDTFWSFKHALKFVSKKAAFPPLGLLTVAAMLPEEWEKRVVDVNVRPLRDDDILWADYVFVSAMSVQKESAKAIIARSKKLDRKIVAGGPLFTALHDEFGNVDYLVLNEAEITLKPFLADLAAGKAKHIYTTTEWADITQTPIPRWDLINLKNYASMNLQYSRGCPYDCEFCDITVLYGRIPRTKTKEQVISELDSLRERGWRASVFFVDDNFLGNKSKLKKEILPSIIEWMDEKRHPFFFNTEVSLNSADDEELMTLMARAGFNAVFVGIESPNEESLEECKKIPNKKRDLAASVRKIQKFGMEVQGGFILGFDMDPASIFDKMTSFIQETGIVTAMVGLLNAPRGTKLYKRLMKEGRLLHVFSGDNTDFSMNFIPKMNRDVLVKGYKSVVKRIYSPKQYYERVKKFMKNYNPPQVKVFRMNPGYTRALFKSIVRLGMVEKERVYYWRLFFWSLFTRPKLFPLAITFCIYGFHFRKIFEDHIMNLK encoded by the coding sequence ATGAATATACTTCTTGTCTATCCGGAATATCCCGACACGTTCTGGAGTTTCAAACATGCGTTAAAATTTGTCTCGAAGAAAGCGGCATTCCCACCGCTCGGCCTCCTGACGGTTGCCGCGATGTTACCTGAAGAATGGGAAAAAAGGGTGGTCGACGTAAATGTCCGGCCGTTGCGAGACGATGACATACTCTGGGCTGATTATGTTTTCGTAAGTGCGATGTCGGTTCAGAAAGAATCTGCCAAAGCAATCATAGCGCGCTCCAAGAAACTCGATAGGAAAATAGTTGCCGGCGGACCGCTGTTTACAGCATTGCACGACGAGTTTGGGAACGTTGACTACCTTGTCCTGAACGAAGCGGAGATCACACTGAAGCCTTTCCTAGCCGATCTCGCTGCAGGGAAGGCAAAGCACATCTACACTACCACCGAATGGGCTGACATAACTCAGACTCCGATTCCTAGATGGGACTTGATAAATCTCAAGAATTATGCGTCGATGAATCTCCAGTACTCGCGGGGGTGTCCATACGATTGCGAGTTTTGTGATATTACTGTCCTGTACGGCAGGATTCCGCGCACAAAGACCAAGGAGCAGGTGATTTCCGAACTTGACAGCCTCCGTGAACGAGGCTGGAGAGCTAGCGTCTTTTTTGTGGACGATAATTTTTTGGGAAACAAGAGCAAATTGAAGAAGGAGATACTCCCTTCAATAATCGAATGGATGGACGAAAAACGCCATCCTTTCTTTTTCAATACCGAGGTGTCACTTAACTCAGCCGATGATGAAGAGCTCATGACGCTCATGGCCAGAGCGGGCTTTAATGCAGTTTTTGTCGGGATCGAATCGCCGAACGAAGAAAGTCTGGAAGAGTGCAAGAAGATTCCAAATAAGAAACGCGATCTTGCCGCGAGTGTAAGGAAAATTCAGAAGTTTGGAATGGAAGTTCAAGGAGGATTCATTTTAGGTTTCGATATGGATCCGGCGTCGATTTTCGATAAGATGACCTCGTTCATCCAGGAAACAGGAATTGTCACGGCGATGGTTGGTTTGCTGAATGCGCCGCGAGGCACGAAACTTTATAAAAGGTTGATGAAGGAGGGAAGACTTCTTCACGTCTTTTCTGGGGACAACACTGATTTTTCCATGAACTTTATTCCCAAGATGAACAGGGACGTTCTCGTTAAAGGATACAAGAGTGTAGTTAAGAGAATCTATTCGCCGAAACAATATTATGAGCGCGTGAAAAAATTCATGAAGAATTACAATCCGCCTCAGGTGAAAGTCTTCCGCATGAACCCCGGTTATACAAGAGCTCTTTTCAAATCGATTGTGCGTCTCGGCATGGTTGAGAAGGAGAGGGTTTATTACTGGCGGCTGTTTTTCTGGTCACTTTTCACGAGGCCGAAACTTTTCCCGCTGGCCATAACTTTCTGCATTTACGGTTTCCATTTCAGAAAGATATTTGAAGACCACATAATGAATTTGAAATAA
- a CDS encoding DUF1634 domain-containing protein: MTNTTQETKSKKEKEKSIEYKMDALVGYILLVGVLTSITLIVSGVIWHYVDTGHIGLDYSIAGMNLFQFVLTEIHQFTRLHLRPRLLVNLGIAALMLTPYVRVAASMLFFAFAERNYKYTTFTAIVFVVLTYSLFLR; this comes from the coding sequence ATGACTAATACGACGCAAGAAACGAAGTCAAAAAAGGAGAAAGAAAAGTCAATCGAATATAAGATGGACGCACTCGTTGGGTATATTCTTCTTGTCGGCGTCCTCACAAGCATCACGTTGATCGTGTCAGGAGTAATTTGGCATTATGTCGACACGGGACATATCGGGCTTGATTACTCAATCGCGGGGATGAACTTGTTTCAATTCGTGCTGACCGAAATTCATCAGTTTACACGGCTTCACCTCAGACCTCGACTCCTTGTCAATCTCGGCATCGCGGCCCTGATGCTCACACCGTATGTCCGCGTTGCAGCTTCTATGCTCTTCTTCGCATTCGCGGAACGGAATTATAAATACACTACGTTCACGGCAATTGTATTCGTCGTGTTGACATATAGTCTGTTTCTGAGATGA
- a CDS encoding sulfite exporter TauE/SafE family protein, which yields MSFEILLVVSVVAGFVGAMSGMGGGVILIPALTLFGMDIKHAIAISIVSVIATSSGSASAYVRDRITNLKVGMFLEMFTIVGALAGAAITLISSRGPLFIIFGLVLLGSWLTLLIQRHEMWRPIEHQDKFSKWLELEGEYYDNASKETINYRGCRAYFGGPLMFGAGLIAGLLGIGAGALKVLIHDLVMGLPPKVSTTTSNLIIGVTALAGTSVYLAAGMIDPALAAPVILGIVCGAFIGTRILVRLTNQTVRLFFLVILAILGVEMIIRGIGAIA from the coding sequence ATGTCGTTTGAAATATTGTTGGTAGTCTCAGTTGTTGCCGGCTTTGTAGGTGCAATGAGCGGTATGGGAGGCGGTGTGATACTCATACCGGCATTGACGCTGTTCGGAATGGATATAAAACATGCGATTGCCATCAGCATAGTCTCGGTAATTGCCACCTCATCCGGATCGGCGTCCGCATATGTGCGCGACCGGATTACGAATCTTAAGGTCGGAATGTTTCTAGAAATGTTTACCATAGTGGGTGCCCTCGCCGGCGCGGCGATTACCCTTATCTCCTCCCGCGGACCGCTGTTCATAATTTTCGGTCTGGTCCTCCTCGGATCATGGTTGACCTTACTGATACAGCGACATGAAATGTGGCGCCCGATCGAGCATCAGGACAAGTTTTCAAAGTGGTTAGAACTCGAGGGCGAGTATTACGATAATGCATCCAAGGAGACGATCAACTATCGCGGATGCCGGGCTTATTTCGGGGGACCACTTATGTTCGGTGCCGGACTCATCGCAGGTCTGCTCGGCATTGGGGCAGGAGCTCTAAAGGTTTTGATCCACGATCTTGTGATGGGACTTCCGCCTAAAGTATCTACCACCACGAGCAACTTGATTATTGGCGTCACTGCCCTCGCGGGGACAAGCGTTTACCTAGCGGCCGGCATGATCGATCCGGCACTTGCTGCGCCTGTGATACTCGGCATCGTCTGCGGTGCTTTTATCGGAACAAGGATCCTCGTTCGTTTAACCAACCAGACGGTCAGGCTTTTCTTTCTTGTGATCCTCGCAATTCTTGGCGTAGAGATGATAATTCGCGGGATAGGAGCTATCGCATGA
- a CDS encoding P-II family nitrogen regulator has translation MKKIEIFIPPEKVYDVCEGLHGMGIYGIVLSESRIIDKAIEEDSEKLDDKIIIPPKIALVLTLTSSLVEPVVFTVLSIMKAGSPANGRITISSFEEVIDTDDEETDTDMLQWYQLAK, from the coding sequence ATGAAAAAGATAGAAATTTTTATACCACCTGAAAAGGTCTATGACGTCTGTGAAGGGCTCCATGGTATGGGCATTTATGGGATCGTCCTAAGTGAATCAAGAATTATTGACAAAGCGATCGAGGAGGATTCAGAAAAATTGGACGACAAAATCATAATCCCGCCCAAGATCGCACTGGTACTTACGCTGACATCCTCGCTGGTTGAGCCAGTTGTATTTACCGTTCTTTCCATCATGAAGGCTGGTTCTCCGGCAAACGGGAGAATTACCATTTCATCATTCGAAGAGGTAATTGACACGGACGACGAAGAAACAGATACGGATATGCTTCAGTGGTATCAACTCGCAAAGTGA
- a CDS encoding porin, producing the protein MKNFYIWTIIFAVLITSSSALGADSTSVAAQILSKVSWSGFVDVYYSKNFNGPSNQWNQLRNFDFYENQFALNLAKLTIQEQAQPVGFRVDLGIGTGNDIVQGLLNPLTGATTPSMSTLNLVEQAYLTAVIPVGSGLTVDIGKFATMMGYEVIESNGNWNYSRSLMFAWAIPYYHMGMRLTYPVTSSFTVALHIVNSWNTVVDNNKSKSVGLEFSYSPTPTTSITVNGMSGFEQPTGVPYGKRDVAELIATQQVGDNLSFALDVTYGRERYLGSLQIWKGTAVYAKYNLDSKSDIALRGEVYYDPNDYTTFVTFPKATFKEITATYEYRPWDPIILRLEARDDFANGNAFVSASTAAPTRASQPTLLVGVIATF; encoded by the coding sequence ATGAAAAACTTTTACATCTGGACAATCATATTTGCAGTACTTATTACTTCATCATCTGCTCTTGGCGCGGATTCAACTTCGGTTGCTGCACAAATTCTCTCTAAAGTTTCCTGGAGTGGATTCGTCGATGTCTATTACAGTAAGAACTTCAATGGTCCGTCAAATCAGTGGAACCAACTTCGCAACTTCGACTTTTATGAAAACCAGTTTGCATTAAACCTTGCAAAACTGACAATCCAAGAGCAGGCTCAGCCTGTCGGCTTTCGCGTCGACCTTGGTATCGGGACCGGCAACGATATCGTTCAAGGTCTGCTGAATCCATTGACGGGAGCCACGACACCGTCCATGAGCACATTGAATCTTGTCGAGCAGGCTTATCTCACGGCGGTCATTCCTGTCGGCTCCGGTTTAACTGTCGACATCGGAAAATTTGCGACGATGATGGGTTATGAGGTAATCGAATCCAACGGCAACTGGAACTACAGCAGATCGCTGATGTTTGCATGGGCAATTCCGTATTATCACATGGGAATGAGGCTCACATATCCGGTCACAAGCAGTTTCACGGTTGCTCTCCATATCGTCAACAGCTGGAATACCGTTGTAGATAACAACAAATCAAAATCGGTCGGACTGGAATTCAGCTACTCTCCAACACCTACGACATCGATCACGGTGAACGGCATGAGCGGGTTTGAACAGCCAACCGGTGTTCCATACGGGAAGAGAGATGTTGCCGAACTTATTGCCACCCAGCAGGTCGGAGATAATCTTTCGTTTGCACTTGATGTCACCTACGGGCGGGAGAGATATCTTGGCTCCCTGCAAATCTGGAAAGGGACAGCGGTCTACGCGAAGTATAATCTCGACTCGAAATCAGACATCGCCCTGCGCGGTGAGGTCTATTACGATCCGAATGACTACACCACTTTCGTGACATTTCCCAAGGCGACATTCAAAGAGATCACCGCGACATACGAATACCGTCCGTGGGATCCGATAATCTTGCGCCTCGAAGCACGAGACGATTTTGCGAATGGGAATGCATTCGTATCCGCAAGCACGGCGGCTCCAACAAGAGCTTCGCAGCCAACGCTTCTGGTCGGAGTTATTGCAACGTTTTGA
- a CDS encoding potassium-transporting ATPase subunit KdpA yields the protein MTFQIWFLPFLLLATATLVAFPLSRYMAWIMEGNYRPPRIFVWFEKRLDSGHQNWKQYLVALLVFNTALGIFGFLVLALQEYLPLNPLHRPMVAPSTIFNSVISFMTNTNLQHYSGDQHFSNFSQIFFDISNMFMSAAIGLCALTAIIRALRSDSHLGNFFLDMCGAC from the coding sequence ATGACTTTTCAAATTTGGTTCTTACCGTTCCTCCTGCTCGCCACGGCGACACTCGTCGCGTTTCCGTTGAGCCGTTATATGGCGTGGATCATGGAGGGGAATTATCGTCCACCCCGAATATTTGTATGGTTCGAGAAACGATTGGACAGCGGCCATCAGAACTGGAAACAATATCTTGTAGCGCTGCTTGTTTTCAATACCGCACTCGGAATCTTCGGATTCCTTGTCCTTGCGCTTCAAGAATACTTGCCGCTGAACCCATTGCATAGACCGATGGTTGCACCGAGCACGATATTCAACAGCGTGATATCGTTCATGACAAACACGAACCTGCAGCATTATTCCGGCGACCAGCATTTTTCGAACTTCAGTCAGATTTTCTTCGACATATCGAACATGTTTATGTCTGCCGCAATCGGGTTGTGCGCCTTGACAGCCATAATCAGAGCCCTGCGCAGCGATTCTCATCTTGGAAATTTCTTCCTCGACATGTGTGGCGCGTGCTGA
- a CDS encoding potassium-transporting ATPase subunit KdpA yields the protein MFIPAAFIFSLIFITQGSPMTLQSIYHLTALEGGPQSIIVGPVAALESIKMLGTILIVGALLFLPIAVLGPIAEHVGPIPFGG from the coding sequence ATGTTCATCCCTGCTGCATTTATCTTTAGCCTGATTTTCATCACGCAAGGCAGTCCAATGACTCTCCAGAGCATTTATCATCTTACTGCTCTTGAAGGAGGACCTCAGTCGATAATAGTAGGGCCGGTTGCTGCACTTGAATCGATCAAAATGCTCGGAACGATTCTCATTGTCGGTGCATTGCTTTTTCTCCCGATAGCCGTTCTTGGACCGATAGCTGAACATGTTGGGCCGATCCCATTTGGCGGATAA
- the kdpB gene encoding potassium-transporting ATPase subunit KdpB, with product MNEVQDIASEVEDMKNMSTSKSKKPLRRVRARKLLERETAMAALKQSFVMLRPDIQWKNPVMFTVEVGAILTLLYVFDAAFGGHVSIVPVSYFIALTVWLFLTVWFANFATALAEARGKAQAESLRKARHDTMAYRMTSTGSIEGVSSSVLKLGDRVVVQAGQMIPMDGEIIEGIASVDESAITGESAPVIRAAHSDASGVTGGTYVLSDKITVEITSNPGESFLDKMIGLVEGAIRQRSPNEIALTLVLSAFTLIFLIVVVPLWPMAWNAEQYMAGYLGISEPLKSLGTDVPTLVALIVCLIPTTIGALLAAIGIAGMDRALQSNIIAKSGKSVEMAGDIDVVLLDKTGTITLGNRHATGFFPVGAYKEADLARLAALSSIADETPEGKSIVRLYEKHSKDPIKAPNDVTFVPFTAQTRMSGIDFSGGREVRKGAPDAVIKFVQENNGTIPSELNSIVNDVAKKGATPLVVADDSHVVGVISLEDILKPNTKERFDQLRKMGLRTVMITGDNPVTAAAIAAQAGVDDYIAQATPETKLEFIRNEQADGKLIAMMGDGTNDAPALAQADVALAMNAGTQAAKEAANMVDLDSDPTKLLEVVHVGKQLLITRGALTTFSIANDVAKYFAIIPALFAGTLPWLKAVDIMNLHSPTSAILSAVIFNALIIPALIPVALKGVKYRIMGADDLLKRNLFNWGLGGVILPFIGIKLIDMIMVALHFVN from the coding sequence ATGAACGAAGTGCAAGACATAGCGAGTGAAGTGGAGGACATGAAGAATATGTCGACTTCAAAATCAAAGAAGCCCCTCCGCCGCGTGCGAGCAAGAAAACTGCTTGAAAGAGAAACGGCAATGGCGGCATTGAAACAGTCTTTTGTCATGCTTCGCCCGGACATACAATGGAAAAATCCGGTGATGTTCACAGTAGAAGTCGGAGCAATATTGACATTACTGTATGTTTTTGACGCAGCATTCGGCGGTCACGTGAGCATCGTACCGGTCTCTTACTTCATAGCATTAACCGTCTGGCTTTTTCTTACAGTGTGGTTCGCGAATTTCGCGACCGCACTTGCGGAAGCTCGCGGTAAAGCTCAAGCCGAGTCGTTGAGAAAGGCTCGACACGACACGATGGCATATCGAATGACTTCGACGGGATCAATTGAAGGAGTTTCGTCGAGCGTACTTAAGCTCGGCGATCGCGTAGTGGTCCAGGCCGGACAGATGATCCCTATGGATGGCGAGATCATCGAAGGAATTGCTTCTGTGGACGAATCCGCGATCACGGGTGAATCAGCACCGGTAATCCGGGCTGCACACAGTGATGCTTCAGGTGTTACCGGCGGGACTTATGTTCTCTCCGACAAGATAACGGTCGAAATCACAAGCAATCCCGGCGAATCGTTTCTCGACAAAATGATAGGATTGGTAGAGGGTGCGATCAGACAGCGAAGTCCTAACGAAATTGCGTTGACCTTGGTTCTCTCTGCCTTCACGCTGATTTTCTTGATCGTCGTCGTTCCACTCTGGCCAATGGCGTGGAACGCCGAGCAATATATGGCCGGCTATCTCGGGATTTCAGAACCTCTCAAGAGTCTCGGTACGGATGTGCCTACGTTAGTTGCGCTTATTGTCTGTCTAATCCCGACTACCATTGGCGCTTTGCTCGCAGCCATCGGAATCGCCGGGATGGACCGCGCACTTCAATCTAACATAATCGCAAAGAGCGGAAAGTCTGTCGAGATGGCCGGTGATATAGATGTCGTACTACTCGACAAGACTGGGACGATCACGCTTGGAAACAGACACGCCACCGGGTTTTTCCCGGTAGGTGCTTATAAAGAAGCCGACTTAGCCCGGCTTGCGGCGTTGTCCTCAATTGCTGATGAGACCCCTGAAGGGAAAAGCATTGTAAGGCTTTATGAAAAACACAGCAAAGACCCTATCAAGGCTCCGAATGATGTGACATTCGTTCCTTTTACGGCCCAGACCCGCATGAGCGGTATAGACTTTTCAGGAGGACGCGAGGTTCGAAAGGGTGCACCCGATGCCGTGATTAAATTTGTCCAGGAAAATAACGGTACGATACCTTCTGAACTTAATTCAATAGTCAATGACGTTGCAAAGAAAGGTGCTACACCATTGGTCGTTGCGGATGATTCTCACGTGGTCGGCGTGATTTCGCTTGAAGACATCTTGAAGCCGAATACCAAAGAGCGCTTTGACCAGCTGAGAAAGATGGGATTGAGGACCGTCATGATTACAGGCGACAATCCTGTCACAGCCGCGGCTATTGCCGCGCAGGCAGGAGTCGATGATTATATTGCACAAGCGACTCCAGAGACGAAGCTTGAGTTTATCCGGAATGAGCAAGCTGACGGAAAGCTCATTGCCATGATGGGAGATGGTACTAACGACGCTCCCGCGCTTGCCCAGGCAGATGTAGCACTCGCAATGAATGCCGGTACACAGGCGGCGAAAGAGGCGGCTAACATGGTCGATCTCGACAGCGATCCGACGAAATTGCTCGAAGTCGTTCATGTCGGGAAGCAGCTCCTTATAACCCGTGGAGCCCTGACTACTTTTTCGATAGCCAACGACGTCGCGAAATACTTTGCAATTATTCCGGCACTTTTTGCCGGTACATTGCCGTGGCTTAAAGCAGTTGACATTATGAACTTGCATTCTCCGACATCGGCAATCCTGTCGGCAGTGATATTTAATGCTTTGATCATTCCGGCTTTGATTCCTGTCGCATTAAAAGGAGTTAAGTATCGGATCATGGGCGCGGACGATTTGCTGAAGAGGAACCTGTTTAACTGGGGACTCGGCGGCGTTATCCTCCCGTTCATCGGTATCAAGCTGATCGACATGATCATGGTCGCTCTGCATTTTGTGAATTAA
- a CDS encoding potassium-transporting ATPase subunit C has product MAKIISKSFLLLFFAVVICCVLYPLVLLAIGQTLFPFQSNGSIVKGEDGQPVGSLLIAQPFTKDEYFQPRPSAAGYDGTASASSALASSNYVLRDRVAHVLGPIVKYAAGPKAGQLVGSDIETWFQHDVYQGSRHIVAQWASMHPGDALAWVNTDSLHTAYVADWAKTHPDVVAQFIRSNPAISQPAPSDLAVTFFQNFSNENPGKFVSAVADTGADGKTIVTVIKPVSTGTDIQSDFFDMWRLDHPNDSLQDIPGDMVTTSASGLDPDITMENAEYQLDRVSAKWATDLKRNPADVRRQIEDLLQKDSFAPLDGLAGEKMINVLQVNLELRGMFGAPQ; this is encoded by the coding sequence ATGGCTAAAATTATATCAAAAAGTTTTCTGCTCCTGTTCTTTGCAGTCGTTATATGCTGCGTACTTTATCCGCTCGTATTGTTGGCAATAGGGCAGACGTTATTCCCATTCCAATCTAATGGGAGCATCGTAAAGGGAGAGGACGGTCAACCCGTCGGTTCCTTGCTCATTGCGCAGCCGTTTACGAAGGATGAATATTTTCAGCCCCGTCCGTCTGCCGCGGGATATGATGGTACCGCCTCGGCCTCATCTGCGTTGGCTTCTTCCAACTATGTCCTGCGTGACCGGGTAGCACACGTCCTCGGCCCAATAGTAAAATATGCTGCCGGACCGAAAGCCGGCCAGTTAGTCGGTTCAGATATCGAAACGTGGTTCCAGCATGATGTTTACCAGGGAAGTCGGCACATTGTTGCTCAGTGGGCATCGATGCATCCTGGAGATGCTCTGGCTTGGGTGAACACTGATTCATTGCACACCGCGTACGTTGCCGATTGGGCGAAGACTCATCCAGATGTCGTCGCTCAATTCATAAGGAGCAACCCGGCTATCTCTCAGCCAGCGCCGTCCGATCTCGCGGTGACATTCTTTCAGAATTTTTCTAATGAAAATCCCGGTAAGTTTGTTTCTGCCGTAGCTGATACCGGTGCTGATGGCAAGACCATAGTAACTGTGATCAAGCCGGTAAGCACCGGTACAGATATTCAGTCCGATTTCTTCGACATGTGGAGACTGGATCATCCGAACGACTCCCTGCAGGATATTCCCGGTGATATGGTTACGACGTCCGCTTCAGGATTAGACCCGGACATAACGATGGAAAATGCCGAATATCAGCTTGATCGCGTCTCGGCAAAATGGGCGACAGACTTAAAGCGCAACCCTGCAGATGTGCGAAGGCAGATTGAAGACCTTCTCCAGAAGGATTCTTTTGCTCCTCTCGATGGACTCGCCGGAGAAAAAATGATAAATGTTCTTCAGGTGAACCTTGAACTCCGCGGCATGTTCGGAGCACCGCAGTAA
- the kdpA gene encoding potassium-transporting ATPase subunit KdpA: MAIQIWLLPVLLLATAAAVAFPLSKYMAWIMDGEYRPIRIFAWFEKKLDSGHQDWKKYLIALLVFNVALGIFGFLVLVLQQYLPLNPLNRPMLAPSTILHTVISFMTNTDLQHYSGDQHFSNFSQLVFDSINWFLSAAIGLCSLTAIIRALRSDSHLGNFFVDMWRVMVYIFIPASFVFSFIFITQGVPMTLQSVYHLTTLESGRQSIIVGPVAALESIKMLGTNGGGFYGMNSAHPFENPTGLSNFFNSLTMLLFPFSLVFMFGRMLKKMRHAYVIFSVMLFLMVVTIVWTIAFDTYQPNPAFTSHPMARTYSVPSATAQGGTQAVTLPAVGGLPVDQHLGNLEGKEMRFGTSAGATFAALTVDVTCGAVNSEHDSLNPLAALSPMVGMWLNCIFGGKGVGMINMLLFIIIGIFVAGMMVGRSPEYLGKKIGAREIKLAIIALLVHPLMILMPTGLFAATDWGMKAVSNPGPHGLSQMFYQFSSASANNGSAFDGLGVTYGFYNNPNPASEAAAWDIATAIVIVISRFIPIIAPVAMAAFLGRKKSSPFSLGTLRTDTPTFGYLLLGTILIVGALLFLPIAVLGPIAEHLGPIPFGG, translated from the coding sequence ATGGCTATTCAAATTTGGTTGTTACCGGTTCTTCTTCTCGCCACAGCTGCAGCGGTAGCATTTCCGCTAAGCAAATACATGGCATGGATCATGGACGGAGAATATCGTCCGATCCGAATCTTTGCATGGTTTGAGAAAAAATTGGACAGCGGACATCAGGATTGGAAAAAGTATCTGATCGCGCTGCTTGTCTTCAACGTGGCACTCGGCATATTCGGTTTTCTCGTACTGGTTCTTCAACAGTACTTGCCTCTCAACCCGTTAAACCGCCCCATGCTGGCGCCGAGCACAATATTGCACACCGTCATTTCGTTTATGACGAATACGGACCTACAGCATTATTCCGGCGACCAGCATTTTTCAAACTTCAGCCAGCTCGTCTTCGATTCAATTAACTGGTTTTTGTCTGCCGCAATCGGCTTATGCTCACTGACAGCAATCATCAGAGCATTGCGCAGCGACTCGCATCTCGGGAATTTCTTCGTCGACATGTGGCGCGTGATGGTTTACATATTCATCCCCGCTTCATTCGTCTTCAGCTTCATATTCATCACGCAGGGAGTTCCGATGACGCTCCAGAGCGTTTACCATCTTACCACTCTTGAATCAGGGCGGCAGTCGATAATCGTCGGCCCGGTTGCCGCGCTGGAATCGATTAAGATGCTCGGAACAAACGGTGGAGGCTTCTACGGAATGAACTCGGCGCATCCGTTCGAGAATCCAACGGGTTTATCAAATTTCTTCAACAGTTTGACGATGCTTCTTTTCCCGTTCTCTCTTGTATTCATGTTCGGCAGAATGCTCAAGAAGATGCGCCATGCCTATGTGATTTTCTCCGTAATGCTCTTTCTTATGGTTGTCACGATCGTGTGGACGATCGCATTCGATACATATCAGCCGAACCCGGCTTTCACCAGTCATCCTATGGCGAGAACTTATTCGGTGCCAAGTGCAACGGCGCAAGGCGGAACACAGGCCGTGACGCTTCCCGCGGTTGGAGGCTTGCCCGTGGATCAGCATCTCGGCAACCTCGAAGGCAAAGAAATGCGGTTCGGAACATCCGCAGGCGCTACATTTGCAGCACTGACTGTCGACGTCACCTGTGGTGCTGTAAATTCGGAGCATGACAGCTTGAACCCGCTCGCGGCATTGTCGCCGATGGTCGGGATGTGGCTGAACTGCATCTTCGGCGGAAAGGGAGTCGGCATGATAAACATGCTGCTGTTCATTATCATCGGAATATTCGTGGCCGGTATGATGGTCGGCAGGAGTCCGGAATATCTAGGCAAGAAGATCGGCGCACGGGAAATTAAACTGGCAATAATAGCTCTCTTGGTTCATCCGCTGATGATACTTATGCCGACAGGATTGTTTGCCGCCACCGATTGGGGGATGAAGGCTGTAAGCAATCCAGGTCCGCATGGACTCTCGCAAATGTTTTATCAATTCTCCTCGGCTTCAGCAAATAATGGTTCTGCTTTCGATGGGCTTGGCGTGACTTACGGTTTTTACAATAACCCGAATCCTGCATCGGAAGCCGCGGCATGGGATATCGCAACGGCAATCGTGATAGTGATCAGCCGGTTCATCCCTATCATTGCACCAGTTGCCATGGCTGCATTTCTTGGAAGAAAAAAATCGAGTCCGTTTAGTCTCGGCACTTTGCGCACGGATACTCCGACGTTCGGATACCTGCTTCTCGGAACCATCCTCATCGTCGGCGCATTGCTTTTTCTCCCGATAGCCGTGCTTGGGCCGATCGCAGAACATCTCGGCCCAATTCCGTTCGGCGGATAA